A stretch of Castanea sativa cultivar Marrone di Chiusa Pesio chromosome 2, ASM4071231v1 DNA encodes these proteins:
- the LOC142623211 gene encoding putative inactive receptor kinase At5g67200, whose translation MPFTQTPVLSLLIFCYLSTIIVTVHCVAASKPQPLVTPTANLVLPSDAVSLLTFKTKADLDNKLLYELHERFDYCQWQGVKCAQGRVVHLILQGFGLRGEFAPDTLTRLNQLRVLTLTNNSLSGPIPDLSLLVNLKSLFLDQNTFSSSFPPSILLLFSLQVLDLSHNNLTGPIPYGLNELDRLSSLRLDSNGFNGSVPPLNQSTLQVFNVSANNLTGSIPVTPTLSRFHTTSFQSNPNLCGEIINKACESRTHFFDSPKPNNGTSPSAAATTTTTTPLGQSAQSQSGMLISPPSPNKHKSTGLILGSSIGVSLLIASLLFLFGLVKNKKRTASDTNANSPDQNPKTSTTTSFEAANSNATPPPNSTAQAQQVEENDIVLQLRKSDELRRVQKSGNLVFCGGEAQVYNLEMLMRASAELLGRGTVGTTYKAVLDNQLFLTVKRMDANKTAITSSQVFDHHMAAVGRLRHPNLVPIRAYFQAKGERLVIYDYQPNGSLFSLIHGSRSTRAKSLHWTSCLKIAEDVAQGLAYIHQVSRLIHGNLKSSNVLLGADFEACVTDYCLAVLVNSSNEDPESAGYKAPETRRSNSRATLKSDVYSFGILLLELLTSKHPSQHPFLVPTDVPNWVRAMREDDGGEDNRLGMLTEVACICSVTSPEQRPAMWQVLKMIQEIKESVIVEENSSLESS comes from the exons ATGCCATTTACTCAAACACCAGTACTTTCTCTTCTCATCTTCTGCTATCTCTCTACCATCATCGTTACCGTTCACTGTGTGGCCGCCTCGAAACCTCAGCCGTTGGTGACTCCAACTGCGAACTTAGTACTACCATCCGACGCCGTTTCGCTGCTCACTTTCAAGACGAAAGCCGACCTGGACAACAAGCTGCTCTACGAACTCCATGAGCGCTTCGATTACTGTCAATGGCAAGGCGTGAAATGCGCGCAAGGCCGTGTGGTCCATCTCATTCTCCAAGGCTTCGGTCTCCGAGGCGAGTTCGCTCCCGACACTTTGACTCGCCTCAACCAGCTCCGAGTCTTGACTCTCACCAACAACTCGCTCTCCGGTCCGATTCCTGACCTCTCTCTACTCGTCAACCTCAAGTCCTTGTTTTTAGACCAAAACACTTTCTCGAGCTCTTTTCCTCCGTCGATTCTTCTGCTTTTCAGCCTCCAGGTACTTGATCTCTCGCACAACAATCTCACCGGTCCGATTCCCTATGGTTTGAACGAGTTGGACCGGCTCAGCTCTCTCCGGCTCGACTCGAACGGGTTCAACGGTTCGGTTCCTCCGCTGAACCAGTCCACTCTTCAAGTCTTTAACGTTTCGGCTAACAACCTCACTGGATCAATACCGGTCACGCCGACTCTCTCGCGGTTCCACACGACGTCGTTTCAGTCGAACCCGAATCTCTGCGGCGAGATCATCAACAAGGCTTGCGAGTCTCGCACTCATTTCTTCGATTCTCCCAAGCCCAACAATGGCACGTCACCCTCCGCCGCCGCCACGACCACCACCACCACGCCGCTCGGACAAAGCGCACAGTCACAAAGCGGAATGCTTATTTCCCCACCGTCGCCGAATAAGCACAAGAGCACCGGACTAATTCTCGGGTCCTCGATCGGAGTTTCACTCCTAATcgcctctcttctcttcttgttcggcttggtcaagaacaagaaaagaaCTGCCTCCGACACCAACGCCAACAGCCCAGATCAAAACCCGAAAACCTCAACAACGACGTCGTTCGAGGCCGCCAACTCGAACGCCACTCCTCCTCCGAATTCAACAGCGCAAGCTCAACAAGTGGAGGAAAACGACATAGTGTTACAGCTACGCAAAAGCGACGAGCTACGAAGGGTGCAGAAGAGTGGGAACTTGGTGTTCTGTGGAGGAGAGGCACAAGTGTACAATTTGGAAATGCTGATGAGAGCCTCGGCGGAGTTGCTTGGGAGAGGTACGGTTGGGACAACGTACAAGGCTGTGCTCGATAACCAGTTATTTTTGACGGTGAAGAGAATGGACGCGAATAAGACTGCGATTACGAGTAGCCAAGTTTTCGACCACCATATGGCCGCCGTGGGTAGGCTGCGCCACCCGAATTTGGTTCCGATCAGAGCGTACTTTCAGGCCAAGGGAGAGAGGCTGGTGATCTATGACTATCAACCTAATGGGAGTCTCTTCAGTCTCATTCACG GTTCAAGATCAACTAGGGCAAAGTCTCTCCACTGGACATCATGCTTAAAGATAGCTGAAGATGTGGCCCAGGGCCTTGCTTACATCCACCAAGTATCAAGGTTGATCCATGGCAACCTGAAGTCCTCCAATGTCCTCCTTGGAGCTGACTTTGAGGCTTGTGTCACAGACTATTGCCTTGCAGTCCTTGTAAACTCTTCTAATGAAGATCCTGAATCTGCAGGCTACAAAGCCCCTGAGACCCGCAGGTCCAACAGCCGAGCTACTCTCAAGTCTGATGTCTATTCCTTTGGCATCCTTCTACTGGAGCTTTTGACTAGTAAACATCCATCACAACATCCATTCCTTGTGCCCACAGATGTACCTAATTGGGTCAGAGCAATGAGGGAAGATGATGGTGGTGAAGACAACAGACTTGGAATGCTGACAGAGGTTGCTTGTATTTGTAGTGTGACATCACCGGAACAAAGGCCAGCAATGTGGCAAGTTTTGAAAATGATACAGGAGATAAAGGAGAGCGTGATAGTAGAAGAAAATTCATCTCTTGAATCTTCATAG